In the Aristaeella hokkaidonensis genome, CATCCCAATCAGGGGTTTGAACTGCTGCAGGGGTCACCTGTGTTCTCCGGAAAGATCCTCGGCGGGTGTATCGATTCAATGTATGACATATTCAACGGTGACCGGTATGCAGATATGCCGGTGCTGTGCGAGAAGTATCATCTGTTCCCGGAGGCGGAGGACTGGAAGGGACGGATTATCCTGCTGGAATCAAGCGAAGAGAAGCCGACGCCTGAACAATACAGGAAGTCGCTGGAGTACCTGAAGGAAAGAGGCGTGTTTGACGCGGTGAACGGCGTGCTGGCCGGAAAACCGATGGATGAAACCTACGCGGAGGAATACAAACAGCTGCTGAAGGAAGTCATTGCGAAGCCGGAGCTGTCAATTGTTTTCAACATCAACATCGGGCACGCGATGCCCAGGTGCATTATGCCTTTTGGCGTGGAAGCGACAGTGGATACCGGAAAACAGATAATCCGGTTTGCGGAATGACGTGGAACTGCGCAGGAGGTTGATTTGAATGGGTATAAGAACGATCATTGTTCTGCCGTATGACGCGCAGTGGAAACAGGATTTTACGGCAATCAAGGCAGAACTTCAGGAAGCACTGGACGGGTTGGCGCTGCGTATTGAGCATGTGGGCAGTACGTCTGTGCCGGGCTTATCTGCCAAGCCGATTATCGACATTGACGTCGTGATCCGGGATGAATCCATGCTGGAAGCAGTCATAGCAGCCCTGGGCAGGATCGGCTACAGGCACGAGGGTAATTACGGTATTGCCGGACGTGAAGCCTTCGGATACGAGGGAAAAGAGCACCTGCGGGATCATCACCTGTATGTCTGTCCGCTGGATTCACCTGAACTGAAACGGCATATCGCTTTCCGGGATTACCTGCGTTCCCATCCCGAGGCAGTGCATGAGTACAGCCGGGTAAAGGAAGAGGGAGCGGAACTGTATCCGCATGATATTGACAGATATATTGAACATAAGTCGCCCTTTATTGAGGGAATCTACCGGAAAATCGGGATCTGACAGATTTAAAACTTTTTTCTAAAAAGGTGCTTGACCTTGCACTGAACTGCAATGATAGCCTGCGGGTGAGGAGGAAGAGATATGATCACGATCCAGGGATTCGCAAAGCTTTGCGGATGCAATACCCAGACGCTGCGCTATTATGACCGTATCGGACTGCTGACCCCGGCCAAGGTGGACCCGTGGACGGGATACCGGTACTACGAGGAAGAGCAGGCTATACAGTTTGTGAAGATCAAGAACCTGCAGCAGGCTGATTTTTCCATCGAGGAGATCAAGAACCTGCTTGGGAAAAATGATGTTCTCCTGATGGAAGCGTTTGAGGAAAAGATCCGGGAGCAGGAACGAAAACTGGAAAAAATCAAACAAATACAGCAGTCATATCTCGAAGAAGCAATGGATATGCAGAAGATGGTCAATACAGTGCTCGGTTTTGTGGAAAACAAGGTGAGCAATCCTGAACTCTGGAAAGAATTCGGCCTTGATCAGGAGAAAGAGAATGAGATCATCGCCAAGGTGCATGAGGTGCTGGCAGACTGGCTGGGCCAGTGCAAGGAGGATGGCGTGGACGTTTCCGCCATGGCGGACGACAAGGCCATTGACGGATTGATGAATGTTGTCAAAGAAATGGAAGAAGGCACATTCGATGAAGCCCAGAATATGATCCTGGCACGGGAAGGAACCAATCCGGAGAAGGATATACCGGCTGACGCTAAAAAGGTCATGACCCGGGACGGTTGGGAGCATATCTATGAATGGATCCAGGAACTTCCGAACCTGGGAGACGGAAAAGAAAACTTCTTCCTGTTCAGGATCCGCAAGGACAGTGCGGCCAATAATCCCGGGTTTGCAACCATGATGCTGGCGGTGATGGCGGCACGGTATGACGCCATGAAAGGCGGCATGACCTGCAAGACCTGCCTGAGCGATGACGGGATCAACCACTTTGCCCTGTACCGGAGATAACAGGAACAAGTATCAAAAGAGACTGCGGGATTACCGCAGTCTCATATTTTTATATCTGGATAGTTTTATTTCAGGATATCCGGAAGTTCTTCGATGCTGTCAATGATGAAATCGGCTCCGGCCCGGATCAGTGCATCCCTGTCAGAATTGCCGTATGTGACGCCGCAGGTGCAGGTTCCGGCGTTTTTCCCCATCCCGATATCCACGGGCATATCGCCGACAACCAGAGCCTGCTCCGGCTGGAAGGAAAGTTCCTTCAGTGTTTTCAGGACGGGTTCCGGATGCGGCTTCAGGTGAGCCGTGTCTTCCGCGCATAGGATGTAAGAGAACCAGGTATCCAGTTTCCATAACCGCAGCATTTCGTGGAGGGTACAGGAGTTTCTGGCGGTGGCTATGGTACAGAGAATGTTTTTCTCCTTCAGGCGGGCAAGGACTTTGTCCGTGCCGGGAAAGTATACGGGCGGATTTTGTGCCCGGATTTCATCAAACAGTTTCCTGTACGTGGATACACATTGATCGAGCATGCTGTCGGTCAGCTCCGGGTATATAACGTGGAACCCCACCTTGGTGGCAAGTCCGATTGTGGAGGCGTACTCCTGCTCCGAAGCCATGACCAGTCCCAGCTGCCGGGCAGTTTCCTGCTTGGCGGTGATAATGGCTTCCCGGGTATCTGCCAGGGTTCCATCGAAGTCAAAAATGATAACCCGTGTGTTCATGCTTCCTCCGATAATGAATAATGCTTTCAGCCGATGAAAAGGATACTATATGAAATGAAAAGTGGCAAGAATAATGAACAATGCCCGCATTTACGGGTGATTGCATTCATGGTATGATGGGAACCGTAAGATGAATCAGGAAATATAAAAAACAAAAGAATTATACGAAAAAGAGATGATCATGATGACCGGACTGACAGAAGAAATCAGGCAGTATGTGATGGACAGATCCGAAGCCTACAAGAGGGATTCGGAGGATCATTATGATTTCTGGAATGAACATATCCGGTATGTATATAAAGAGGCCATGAAGCTGGCGAGACAGTATCATGCGGATGAGACCATTGTTGCCCTGGGCGCCTTGCTGCATGATATTGCGTTGATTGAAAAGGCCGGAGACAGAAAAGACCATCACCTGAACGGGAAGATCCTGAGCGATCAGATCCTGGACCGGTTTTCCTGCCCGGAAGACGTTAAGGATCGGGTACTGGGATGTGTGCTGCATCACAGAAGTTCAAAAAACGCGGCCAATATCGAAGAGCTATGTGTGTGCGACGCGGATATCCTGGCCCACTTTGATAATATTCCCATGCTGTTTAATTCCGCTTTCAGCAGGAACAACGTTCCGCTGAACAAGGTCAGGGAAGGAATGAAAATGGCTTTTGAGGCAGACTATAATGAGCTGAGTGAAAGAACAAAAGGATTATTCCGTGAAAGATATCAGATGATCACTGAGATTGTTCTTGGCTGCGATCAGGATGAACAGGAATGAACGCTGGCCGAAAAACGATTTGCCAGAAGACAAATTGGCAGAAATCCTCGATTTTGAAGAAAAAATAAAAAAATCCCCTTACGTCAGGTGTTGCTTGTGACGCTGCGTCACATGCTAATCTGGCCCCGAAAGGAGGAAACAAGCTGTGTCACAATACACCACCGGAGAACTGGCGA is a window encoding:
- a CDS encoding HD domain-containing protein produces the protein MIMMTGLTEEIRQYVMDRSEAYKRDSEDHYDFWNEHIRYVYKEAMKLARQYHADETIVALGALLHDIALIEKAGDRKDHHLNGKILSDQILDRFSCPEDVKDRVLGCVLHHRSSKNAANIEELCVCDADILAHFDNIPMLFNSAFSRNNVPLNKVREGMKMAFEADYNELSERTKGLFRERYQMITEIVLGCDQDEQE
- a CDS encoding GrpB family protein, coding for MGIRTIIVLPYDAQWKQDFTAIKAELQEALDGLALRIEHVGSTSVPGLSAKPIIDIDVVIRDESMLEAVIAALGRIGYRHEGNYGIAGREAFGYEGKEHLRDHHLYVCPLDSPELKRHIAFRDYLRSHPEAVHEYSRVKEEGAELYPHDIDRYIEHKSPFIEGIYRKIGI
- a CDS encoding MerR family transcriptional regulator; protein product: MITIQGFAKLCGCNTQTLRYYDRIGLLTPAKVDPWTGYRYYEEEQAIQFVKIKNLQQADFSIEEIKNLLGKNDVLLMEAFEEKIREQERKLEKIKQIQQSYLEEAMDMQKMVNTVLGFVENKVSNPELWKEFGLDQEKENEIIAKVHEVLADWLGQCKEDGVDVSAMADDKAIDGLMNVVKEMEEGTFDEAQNMILAREGTNPEKDIPADAKKVMTRDGWEHIYEWIQELPNLGDGKENFFLFRIRKDSAANNPGFATMMLAVMAARYDAMKGGMTCKTCLSDDGINHFALYRR
- a CDS encoding HAD family hydrolase, with the protein product MNTRVIIFDFDGTLADTREAIITAKQETARQLGLVMASEQEYASTIGLATKVGFHVIYPELTDSMLDQCVSTYRKLFDEIRAQNPPVYFPGTDKVLARLKEKNILCTIATARNSCTLHEMLRLWKLDTWFSYILCAEDTAHLKPHPEPVLKTLKELSFQPEQALVVGDMPVDIGMGKNAGTCTCGVTYGNSDRDALIRAGADFIIDSIEELPDILK